In one window of Canis lupus baileyi chromosome 12, mCanLup2.hap1, whole genome shotgun sequence DNA:
- the PLEKHO1 gene encoding pleckstrin homology domain-containing family O member 1 isoform X1: MKKNHPAKRGLQDGSHPCAPPEKVGWVRKFCGKGIFREIWKNRYVVLKGDQLYISEKEVKDEKNIQEVFDLSDYEKCEELRKSKSRSKKNHSKFTLAHSKQPGNTAPNLIFLAVSPEEKESWINALNSAITRAKNRILDEVTVEEDSYLAHPTRDRAKIQHSRRPPTRGHLMAVASTSTSDGMLTLDLIQEEEPSPEERTSCADSFRVDLDKSAAQLAGSRRRADSDHVQPSSERAGGLPRSWEKPDKGATYTPQAPKKLTPTEKGRCASLEEILSRRDAVPPCTNPLRPEDPPTLLPPHPAQLSRIQDLVARKLEKTQELLAEVQGLGDGKRKAKDPPWSPPDSESEQLLLETERLLGEASSNWSQAKRVLQEVRELRDLYRQMDLHSPDSHLRPAAQHSQYRKSLM; this comes from the exons ATGAAGAAGAACCATCCCGCCAAGAGG GGGCTTCAGGATGGCAGCCACCCGTGCGCACCGCCGGAGAAGGTCGGCTGGGTCCGGAAATTCTGCGGGAAGGGGATTTTCAGGGAGATTTGGAAAAACCGTTATGTGGTGCTGAAGGGGGACCAGCTGTACATCTCGGAGAAGGAG gtaaaagatgagaaaaatattcaagagGTGTTTGACCTGAGTGACTATGAGAAGTGTGAAGAGCTCCGGAAATCCAAAAGCAGGAGCAAGAAAAATCATAGCAAGTTTACTCTTGCCCACTCCAAACAGCCCGGCAACACG GCTCCCAACCTGATCTTCCTAGCAGTGAGTCCAGAAGAGAAGGAATCATGGATCAATGCCCTCAACTCCGCTATCACCCGAGCCAAGAACCGCATCTTGGATGAG GTCACCGTGGAGGAGGATAGCTATCTCGCCCACCCCACTCGAGACAGGGCAAAAATCCAACACTCCCGCCGCCCCCCAACTCGAGGACACCTGATGGCCGTG gcctccaccTCTACCTCGGATGGGATGCTGACCTTGGACTTGATCCAGGAGGAGGAGCCTTCCCCCGAGGAGCGCACCTCCTGCGCCGACAGCTTCAGGGTGGACCTGGACAAGTCAGCGGCCCAGCTAGCCGGCAGCCGGCGGAGAGCAGACTCGGACCACGTCCAGCCCTCCTCAGAGCGGGCCGGCGGCCTTCCCCGGTCTTGGGAGAAGCCGGACAAAGGGGCCACCTATACCCCTCAGGCACCCAAGAAGCTGACCCCTACAGAGAAAGGCCGCTGTGCCTCCCTGGAGGAGATCCTGTCCCGGCGGGACGCTGTCCCCCCCTGCACCAACCCGCTGCGGCCCGaggacccccccaccctccttccgCCCCACCCGGCCCAGCTGTCCCGGATCCAGGACCTGGTAGCCAGGAAACTGGAAAAGACTCAGGAGCTGCTGGCAGAGGTTCAGGGCCTGGGAGACGGGAAGCGGAAGGCCAAGGACCCCCCTTGGTCTCCTCCTGATTCCGAGTCGGAACAGCTGCTGCTAGAGACAGAGCGGCTGCTGGGAGAGGCGTCGTCGAACTGGAGCCAGGCGAAGAGGGTGCTGCAGGAGGTCCGGGAGCTGAGGGACCTGTACAGACAGATGGACCTGCACAGCCCCGACTCCCACCTCAGACCAGCTGCTCAGCACAGTCAGTACCGCAAGAGCCTCATGTGA
- the PLEKHO1 gene encoding pleckstrin homology domain-containing family O member 1 isoform X2: MAVASTSTSDGMLTLDLIQEEEPSPEERTSCADSFRVDLDKSAAQLAGSRRRADSDHVQPSSERAGGLPRSWEKPDKGATYTPQAPKKLTPTEKGRCASLEEILSRRDAVPPCTNPLRPEDPPTLLPPHPAQLSRIQDLVARKLEKTQELLAEVQGLGDGKRKAKDPPWSPPDSESEQLLLETERLLGEASSNWSQAKRVLQEVRELRDLYRQMDLHSPDSHLRPAAQHSQYRKSLM; this comes from the exons ATGGCCGTG gcctccaccTCTACCTCGGATGGGATGCTGACCTTGGACTTGATCCAGGAGGAGGAGCCTTCCCCCGAGGAGCGCACCTCCTGCGCCGACAGCTTCAGGGTGGACCTGGACAAGTCAGCGGCCCAGCTAGCCGGCAGCCGGCGGAGAGCAGACTCGGACCACGTCCAGCCCTCCTCAGAGCGGGCCGGCGGCCTTCCCCGGTCTTGGGAGAAGCCGGACAAAGGGGCCACCTATACCCCTCAGGCACCCAAGAAGCTGACCCCTACAGAGAAAGGCCGCTGTGCCTCCCTGGAGGAGATCCTGTCCCGGCGGGACGCTGTCCCCCCCTGCACCAACCCGCTGCGGCCCGaggacccccccaccctccttccgCCCCACCCGGCCCAGCTGTCCCGGATCCAGGACCTGGTAGCCAGGAAACTGGAAAAGACTCAGGAGCTGCTGGCAGAGGTTCAGGGCCTGGGAGACGGGAAGCGGAAGGCCAAGGACCCCCCTTGGTCTCCTCCTGATTCCGAGTCGGAACAGCTGCTGCTAGAGACAGAGCGGCTGCTGGGAGAGGCGTCGTCGAACTGGAGCCAGGCGAAGAGGGTGCTGCAGGAGGTCCGGGAGCTGAGGGACCTGTACAGACAGATGGACCTGCACAGCCCCGACTCCCACCTCAGACCAGCTGCTCAGCACAGTCAGTACCGCAAGAGCCTCATGTGA